A window of Ovis canadensis isolate MfBH-ARS-UI-01 breed Bighorn chromosome X, ARS-UI_OviCan_v2, whole genome shotgun sequence contains these coding sequences:
- the LOC138930676 gene encoding melanoma-associated antigen B2-like produces the protein MPRGQKSKHRAREKHRQARAETQGLPDQATTSGGEETTSSSPPDSESGPSSSSAAGTSKGPQGAQGTTSAAAGAVRKRSGVGRAARSRSGVGAEGLVREGENSSHASAAAESSHTNLLTWKTEMLVQYMLCKYKMRALIKRSEMLKAVTRRYREQFPEILSRASERMEMVFGLVLKEVRPNSHCYTLVSNLDLSDSESMRGDWGLPKNGLLMPLLGVIYLNGNHAPEEKIWKFLNMLGIYDGRSHFIFGEPRKLITEDLVREGYLEYRQVPSSDPPRYEFLWGPKLLTETSKTKVLQFLAKVKDSGHTAFLTQYEEAWREEVESTGDRGAARAGPSASLRPGTAASAAAGPSASTKLGTAASAAAGPSASAWPGSAASAIAGPSASTKPGIAASATAGPSASTKPGIVASAAAGPSASARPGTAPSAAAGPSASARPGIAPSAAAGPSASARPGTAPSAAAGPSALATARPRAKSSRSSRR, from the exons ATGCCCCGTGGGCAGAAGAGTAAGCACCGTGCTCGTGAGAAACATCGCCAGGCCCGAGCTGAGACCCAGGGTCTTCCTGATCAGGCTACCACATCTGGGGGAGAAGAgaccacctcctcctcccctcctgatTCAGAGAGCGGTCCCTCAAGCTCGTCTGCTGCTGGCACCTCCAAGGGGCCTCAGGGAGCCCAAGGCACCACCAGTGCTGCTGCAGGTGCTGTACGCAAAAGATCTGGTGTCGGGCGCGCAGCACGCTCGAGATCTGGTGTAG GTGCCGAGGGCCTAGTTCGGGAAGGGGAAAATTCCTCCCATGCCTCAGCTGCTGCTGAGAGCTCTCACACAAATCTTCTGACCTGGAAGACAGAGATGTTGGTGCAGTACATGCTGTGTAAGTATAAGATGAGGGCGCTCATTAAGAGGTCTGAAATGCTGAAGGCAGTCACTAGAAGGTACAGGGAGCAATTCCCTGAGATCCTTAGCCGGGCCTCTGAGCGCATGGAGATGGTGTTTGGCCTGGTGCTGAAGGAAGTCAGGCCCAACAGTCACTGCTATACCCTGGTGAGCAACCTAGATCTCAGCGACAGTGAGTCTATGAGAGGTGACTGGGGGCTGCCGAAGAATGGTCTTCTGATGCCTCTGCTGGGTGTCATCTACCTAAATGGCAACCATGCCCCTGAGGAgaagatctggaagttcctgAATATGCTGGGCATCTATGATGGAAGAAGTCACTTCATCTTTGGAGAGCCCAGGAAGCTCATCACAGAAGATCTGGTGCGAGAAGGGTATCTGGAGTACCGCCAGGTGCCCAGCAGTGATCCCCCTCGCTATGAGTTCCTGTGGGGTCCTAAATTGCTGACAGAAACCAGCAAGACGAAAGTCTTGCAGTTTTTGGCGAAGGTCAAGGATTCCGGTCATACTGCCTTCCTGACACAGTATGAGGAGGCTTGGAGAGAGGAGGTAGAGAGCACCGGAGACAGAGGTGCGGCCAGGGCTGGCCCTTCTGCCTCACTCAGGCCTGGCACTGCTGCCTCAGCCGCTGCTGGCCCTTCCGCTTCAACCAA GCTTGGCACTGCTGCCTCAGCCGCTGCTGGCCCTTCTGCTTCAGCCTGGCCTGGCAGCGCTGCCTCAGCCATCGCTGGCCCTTCCGCTTCGACCAAGCCTGGCATTGCTGCCTCAGCCACTGCTGGCCCTTCTGCTTCAACCAAGCCTGGCATTGTTGCCTCAGCCGCTGCTGGCCCTTCTGCTTCAGCCAGGCCTGGCACTGCACCCTCAGCCGCTGCTGGCCCTTCTGCTTCAGCCAGGCCTGGCATTGCACCCTCAGCCGCTGCTGGCCCTTCTGCTTCAGCCAGGCCTGGCACTGCACCCTCAGCTGCTGCTGGCCCTTCTGCTTTGGCCACTGCGCGCCCCAGGGCCAAGTCCAGCCGCTCATCTCGCCGCTAG